The following proteins are co-located in the Delphinus delphis chromosome 5, mDelDel1.2, whole genome shotgun sequence genome:
- the LOC132426316 gene encoding LOW QUALITY PROTEIN: protein FAM200B-like (The sequence of the model RefSeq protein was modified relative to this genomic sequence to represent the inferred CDS: inserted 3 bases in 2 codons; substituted 2 bases at 2 genomic stop codons), producing MDHFFFKRKRNNEAKYAEACSSSTAGSGSMNSDNMENNIDSNLQTSTSFEPHFRRKKVAAIRYNEDYFKYGFIKCEKPFENDRPQCVICHKILANESLKPSKLKRHLETQHAELIDKPLEYCQRNKIEVKSSTQFLSCSTTVSEKTLSSSYLVAYHVAKEKMAHTAAEKIILPACLDMVHTIFDDKSADKLKTIPSDNTISLRICTIAEHLEAMLITRLQSGTDFAIQLDDSTDTGSRTALLAYVRYAWQGDFMEDFLCCLNLTSHLSGLDVFTELEKYIVGQYKLNWKICKGITSDGTANITGKXRAIXKLLEVTSAAWNHGFIHREALESREIPQKLTEVLKKVVKVLNFIKGSSLNSRLFETFCSEIGANYTHSLYHTKVRWLSQGKILSRVYELRNEIHVFLIEKKSHLXFEDDIWVTKLAYLTDIFGILNELSLKLQGENSDIFQQAGRTQGFQKRLLWQASLKSNCPSYYTFPRFLQHIEENVSNENIWEEIKLEILLHLTSLCQTFNHLSPEEKFETLRQNCWVKDPFAFXNPESIIELNLVPEEENELLQLSSSYTLKNDYETLSLSAFWIKIKEDFPFISRKSVLLLLPFTTTSLCELGFSALTQLKAKERNRLNGAADVRVALSSCVPDWNELMNRQAHLPR from the exons atggatcatttcttttttaaaagaaagaggaataatgAAGCGAAATATGCAGAAGCATGTTCAAGTTCTACTGCTGGATCTGGAAGTATGAATAGTGACAATATGGAGAATAATATTGACTCTAATCTGCAAACATCAACTTCGTTTGAGCCacatttcagaaggaaaaaagtagCTGCAATACGTTATaatgaagattattttaaatacGGTTTTATCAAATGTGAAAAACCCTTTGAAAATGACAGACCTCAGTGTGTTATTTGTCATAAGATTCTTGCAAATGAAAGCTTAAaaccttcaaaattaaaaaggcacTTAGAAACACAGCATGCTGAACTTATTGATAAGCCTCTTGAATAttgtcaaagaaataaaatagaggtaAAGTCATCAACACAATTTCTTAGCTGCTCTACTACTGTTAGTGAGAAAACCTTATCATCATCATATTTAGTTGCATATCATGTGGCAAAAGAGAAAATGGCTCACACAGCTGCTGAAAAAATTATTCTTCCAGCATGTTTGGACATGGTGCATACAATTTTTGATGATAAATCTGCTGATAAATTAAAAACTATTCCTAGTGATAACACAATATCTCTTCGAATTTGTACGATTGCCGAACATTTAGAGGCAATGCTTATTACTCGGTTACAGTCGGGAACAGATTTTGCAATCCAGCTTGATGATAGCACGGATACTGGAAGCCGCACAGCACTTTTAGCCTATGTCAGATATGCGTGGCAAGGCGATTTTATGGAggattttttgtgttgtttaaacTTAACCTCACACCTAAGTGGATTAGatgttttcacagaattagaaaagtaCATTGTTGGTCAGTATAAATTAAACTGGAAAATCTGCAAGGGAATTACAAGTGACGGAACAGCAAACATAACTGGAAA CAGAGCAATTTAAAAATTGCTAGAAGTTACTAGTGCTGCATGGAATCATGGTTTTATACATCGTGAAGCGTTAGAATCCAGAGAGATTCCACAGAAGCTCACGGAAGTATTGAAAAAGGTAGTGAAAGTTCTTAACTTTATTAAAGGAAGCTCACTAAATAGCCGactttttgaaacattttgttcGGAAATTGGAGCTAATTATACCCACTCACTGTATCATACCAAAGTTCGTTGGTTGTCTCAAGGGAAAATACTAAGCAGGGTTTATGAACTCAGGAATGAGATCCACGTTTTTCTCATTGAAAAGAAATCTCATT GTTTTGAGGATGATATTTGGGTAACGAAACTGGCatatttaactgatatttttggCATCCTTAATGAACTAAGTTTAAAACTACAGGGGGAAAACAGTGACATATTCCAACAGGCCGGACGTACCCAAGGATTCCAAAAGAGATTATTGTGGCAAGCGAGTCTTAAAAGCAACTGTCCTAGCTACTACACGTTTCCAAGGTTTTTGCAGCACATTGAAGAGAATGTTAGCAATGAAAACatttgggaagaaataaaactagagATATTGTTGCATCTCACTTCTCTCTGTCAAACCTTTAACCATTTATCCCCAGAAGAGAAATTTGAAACATTAAGACAAAATTGTTGGGTAAAAGATCCATTTGCTTTTTGAAACCCAGAATCAATAATTGAGTTAAACTTGGTgcctgaagaagaaaatgaattactGCAGCTCAGTTCTTCATATACATTGAAGAATGATTATGAAACATTAAGTTTATCAGCATTTTGGATTAAGATAAAGGAAGACTTTCCTTTTATAAGTCGAAAGAGTGTCCTGCTATTACTACCATTCACAACAACTAGTTTGTGTGAACTAGGGTTTTCAGCCTTAACCCagttaaaagcaaaggaaaggaatAGATTAAATGGTGCAGCAGATGTACGAGTAGCATTATCCTCCTGTGTTCCAGACTGGAATGAACTTATGAACAGGCAAGCACACCTACCAcgttaa